Proteins from a genomic interval of Nitrospina gracilis Nb-211:
- a CDS encoding c-type cytochrome produces the protein MNEENMMSNSKKIVRRWLVAAVALAVLSVPSILFAQEYRKPDPVQQDKLELGKKVYFKRCVWCHGVEGGGDGPSADRLFTRPRNFIQGTFKIRTTDSGELPLDENLIKTVKNGLPGSAMPAWGEVLSNEEIVSVVQFVKTLVQDRDFSGDFEELAVQNFGTMPWNVKEPYYIGVPQEDIDAGKEIFQKNKCWECHGGEGRGDGNPTMKDDWGFPIVAADWTQCWNFRGSRRNPYDPFNIVRTVSTGLNGTPMPNFKDQIAVEDRWKLAAFVNSLCPRKKIDALTNKPVNDFLIGSKYTEGPVSTDFNDPMWQAPEHDPRIVKRAEDYQGDQKWHYIALAGQITRGKRNFDPMVDNLWVMSRWSAEEKAVYYLVEYHQRFLGDDPEFPEAVAIQWPGKLEELFGAEKPYFIYGDSKKPVDIWKAKFLPKNYSTTNAPNPDGYDLDISVVELVGNGFEDVKEKETPGGVEIVNAKYHQGRVKIMFKRSLTTENPNKTDVQIPTKEFIPISFMQWAGRDKEHDEHMAISTWAYTILEPPLPAERIWLPPVMAAVFFGFQLWLVRMTKRTRQMHAEGKAN, from the coding sequence ATGAACGAGGAAAACATGATGAGCAATTCCAAAAAGATCGTTAGGCGCTGGCTGGTGGCGGCAGTAGCATTGGCCGTACTGAGCGTGCCTTCCATCCTTTTTGCTCAGGAGTACCGCAAGCCGGATCCGGTCCAGCAGGATAAGCTGGAACTCGGTAAGAAGGTTTATTTCAAGCGGTGCGTCTGGTGTCACGGGGTGGAAGGTGGCGGTGACGGTCCCTCGGCGGACCGGTTGTTCACCCGCCCGCGTAACTTCATCCAGGGTACTTTCAAGATCCGAACCACGGACTCGGGTGAGTTGCCGTTGGATGAAAACCTGATCAAAACCGTTAAAAATGGTTTGCCGGGTTCGGCTATGCCGGCCTGGGGTGAGGTTCTCAGTAATGAAGAAATCGTGTCTGTTGTCCAGTTCGTTAAAACGCTGGTTCAGGACCGTGACTTCAGCGGCGATTTCGAAGAACTCGCTGTTCAGAACTTCGGCACCATGCCATGGAACGTGAAGGAGCCTTACTACATCGGTGTTCCGCAGGAAGATATCGATGCCGGTAAGGAAATCTTCCAGAAGAACAAATGTTGGGAGTGTCACGGTGGTGAAGGCCGCGGTGACGGTAACCCGACGATGAAAGACGACTGGGGATTCCCGATCGTGGCCGCCGACTGGACGCAGTGCTGGAACTTCCGTGGTAGCCGCCGCAATCCCTATGATCCTTTCAACATCGTTCGCACGGTGTCCACGGGTTTGAATGGTACCCCGATGCCGAACTTTAAGGATCAGATCGCAGTCGAAGACCGCTGGAAGCTCGCGGCTTTCGTCAACTCTCTGTGCCCGCGGAAGAAAATTGACGCGCTGACAAACAAGCCGGTCAACGACTTCCTCATTGGCTCCAAGTACACGGAAGGCCCTGTCTCTACGGATTTCAACGATCCGATGTGGCAGGCTCCGGAGCATGACCCGCGGATCGTGAAACGCGCGGAGGATTATCAGGGCGACCAGAAATGGCATTACATTGCTCTGGCTGGTCAGATCACCCGTGGTAAGCGCAACTTCGACCCGATGGTAGACAACCTGTGGGTCATGTCGCGGTGGAGTGCTGAAGAGAAGGCTGTGTACTACCTGGTTGAGTACCATCAGCGATTTCTGGGCGACGATCCTGAGTTCCCGGAAGCTGTGGCCATTCAGTGGCCCGGCAAGCTGGAGGAGCTCTTCGGCGCGGAAAAACCGTACTTCATCTACGGCGATTCCAAAAAGCCGGTTGACATCTGGAAGGCCAAGTTCCTTCCGAAGAACTACTCCACCACCAATGCACCCAACCCCGATGGCTATGATCTTGACATCAGCGTCGTCGAGTTGGTCGGCAACGGTTTCGAGGATGTGAAGGAAAAAGAAACCCCCGGTGGTGTAGAAATTGTCAACGCCAAGTACCATCAGGGCCGAGTGAAAATCATGTTCAAACGCTCCCTGACCACCGAGAATCCGAACAAGACGGACGTTCAGATTCCGACCAAGGAGTTCATTCCGATCTCTTTCATGCAGTGGGCAGGTCGGGATAAAGAGCATGACGAGCATATGGCGATTTCGACTTGGGCTTACACCATTCTCGAGCCGCCTCTGCCCGCAGAGCGCATCTGGTTGCCGCCTGTCATGGCTGCCGTTTTCTTCGGCTTCCAGCTTTGGCTGGTGCGGATGACCAAACGGACCCGCCAGATGCACGCTGAAGGGAAAGCCAATTAA
- a CDS encoding DNA-directed RNA polymerase subunit omega: MDEILVLEKKALDVVKSRYLLCILVAQRIHQLEKGAQPTIEVKEAEYDNPKSYYELSLREIIEGNMDLEQISA, encoded by the coding sequence ATGGACGAAATTCTTGTTTTAGAAAAGAAAGCACTCGATGTGGTGAAGAGCCGTTACCTGCTCTGCATCCTGGTGGCCCAGCGCATCCACCAGTTGGAAAAAGGAGCCCAGCCCACCATTGAGGTGAAAGAGGCGGAATACGACAACCCCAAAAGCTACTACGAACTGTCCTTGCGGGAAATCATCGAAGGCAATATGGATCTGGAACAGATCAGCGCCTGA